Genomic window (Candidatus Nitrosocosmicus franklandus):
CCTTGGTTTACAGCCTCATGATGAGACATAACTCCTTTGCTTGTGGAAACGATTAATATTCCCATATTATATGAAGGCAAGAATTGACGTTCCCAATTAAGATATTTATCTTTTTTTACACTAAATCGTGGTGTAATAATACCACATTTATTAATTTTTGCAAGTAACTGAATTCTAAATTTTCCTAAACGTCCATCGTCAACTTGTTCAAATTCACCGATAAATCTATGT
Coding sequences:
- a CDS encoding 30S ribosomal protein S8 — protein: MPALNILSNLFTTLYNNEMRRKRECIVLPASKFSSEVLRVMQKHRFIGEFEQVDDGRLGKFRIQLLAKINKCGIITPRFSVKKDKYLNWERQFLPSYNMGILIVSTSKGVMSHHEAVNQGIGGTLIGYVY